The following coding sequences lie in one Pseudarthrobacter phenanthrenivorans Sphe3 genomic window:
- a CDS encoding glucose PTS transporter subunit EIIB, with protein MSKAEKIIEGLGGAANIVEVEACITRLRTEVKDGSLVNEAALKAAGAHGVLAAGTAVQVIVGPEADNLAEDIEDLL; from the coding sequence ATGTCGAAAGCAGAAAAGATCATTGAGGGCCTGGGTGGAGCCGCCAACATCGTGGAGGTCGAGGCCTGCATCACCCGCCTGCGTACCGAGGTCAAGGATGGGTCGCTGGTCAATGAAGCCGCCCTGAAAGCTGCCGGAGCCCACGGCGTCCTTGCTGCCGGAACCGCAGTCCAGGTGATTGTTGGCCCTGAGGCGGACAACCTGGCCGAAGACATCGAGGACCTGCTCTGA
- a CDS encoding PTS sugar transporter subunit IIA, translating to MPETLVVHAPISGSVVPLSGVPDPVFAGQMVGSGAAVEPPAGEAFDVVSPVAGKVVKLLPHAFVVVESAGRGVLTHVGIDTVKLKGEGFKLLIAQGDTVGAGEPVMHVDPAAALAAGYSMVSPVVVLDTKPDTATLMATGAVKAGAGLFSLD from the coding sequence ATGCCGGAAACGCTTGTTGTCCACGCGCCCATCAGCGGCAGCGTGGTTCCGTTGTCAGGCGTCCCGGATCCGGTCTTTGCGGGCCAGATGGTGGGTTCAGGCGCGGCCGTTGAGCCGCCGGCGGGGGAGGCGTTCGACGTCGTGTCCCCGGTCGCCGGAAAAGTGGTCAAGCTCCTGCCGCACGCCTTCGTGGTGGTGGAGTCAGCGGGGAGGGGAGTGCTCACCCATGTGGGTATCGATACCGTGAAGCTCAAGGGCGAAGGCTTTAAGCTGCTGATCGCCCAGGGCGACACCGTGGGCGCCGGTGAGCCCGTAATGCATGTGGACCCCGCCGCCGCCCTGGCGGCCGGTTACTCGATGGTGAGTCCCGTCGTCGTGCTTGATACCAAGCCGGACACGGCAACGCTCATGGCAACCGGTGCCGTGAAGGCTGGGGCCGGCCTGTTTTCGCTGGACTAA
- a CDS encoding PTS transporter subunit EIIC translates to MSTSETAALAPEKKPNKAFATLQRLGRCLMLPIAVLPAAGILLRIGQADLLGAIPGFEGGAAVISAAGNAVFTWLPLIFAVGIAIGWAKKADGSTALAAVVGYMVIDGVFKAMSPLVLAGQVDPAGKPAMINYGVLAGIVVGLLSAMLWQRFYRTKLPDFLGFFSGRRLVPILTSVTSLAAGVVLALFYPLFNAGLSAVGEAVAGNAVAGGGVYGFANRMLIPAGLHHILNSAVWFLIGDYTDASGQLVRGDLNRFFAGDPSAGIFMTGFFPIMMFGLPAAALAIWRHAKPSQKKIVGGIMLSTALTAFFTGITEPLEYSFMFVAFPLYIVHAVLTGTSMALVNALDIHHGFTFSAGLIDFVLNFGKSENGWLLIPIGLGYAVIYYFLFSIVIKRWNLRTPGREDDEVTVETDAAK, encoded by the coding sequence ATGTCAACATCCGAGACCGCCGCCCTGGCGCCCGAGAAAAAGCCGAACAAGGCCTTCGCAACCCTCCAGCGGCTGGGCCGTTGCCTGATGCTGCCCATCGCCGTCCTCCCCGCAGCCGGCATCCTGCTGCGTATTGGCCAGGCTGACCTGCTGGGCGCCATCCCCGGGTTTGAGGGCGGGGCAGCGGTCATCTCCGCGGCAGGCAATGCCGTCTTCACCTGGCTGCCACTCATCTTCGCCGTCGGTATCGCCATCGGCTGGGCCAAGAAAGCCGACGGTTCCACCGCATTGGCAGCCGTGGTGGGATACATGGTGATCGACGGCGTCTTCAAGGCCATGTCCCCGCTGGTCCTGGCCGGGCAGGTCGACCCTGCCGGCAAGCCGGCGATGATCAACTACGGCGTCCTGGCCGGCATCGTTGTGGGCCTGCTGTCCGCCATGCTCTGGCAGCGTTTCTACCGCACCAAGCTGCCGGACTTCCTGGGCTTCTTCAGCGGCCGCCGCCTGGTGCCCATCCTGACGTCCGTCACCAGCCTGGCAGCCGGCGTCGTCCTTGCCCTGTTCTACCCGCTCTTCAACGCCGGCCTCTCGGCAGTGGGTGAAGCCGTAGCCGGCAACGCCGTGGCCGGTGGCGGCGTCTACGGTTTCGCCAACCGCATGCTTATCCCGGCCGGCCTGCACCACATCCTCAACTCCGCCGTCTGGTTCCTCATCGGCGACTACACCGACGCTTCCGGGCAGCTGGTCCGCGGCGACCTCAACCGCTTCTTCGCCGGCGACCCCAGCGCGGGCATCTTCATGACCGGATTCTTCCCCATCATGATGTTCGGCCTGCCGGCAGCAGCCCTCGCCATCTGGCGCCACGCCAAGCCCTCCCAGAAGAAGATCGTGGGCGGCATCATGCTCTCCACCGCCCTCACCGCGTTCTTCACCGGCATCACCGAACCGCTCGAGTACTCCTTCATGTTCGTCGCCTTCCCGCTCTACATCGTCCACGCAGTCCTCACCGGCACATCCATGGCCCTGGTCAACGCCCTGGACATCCACCATGGCTTTACGTTCTCCGCCGGGCTGATCGACTTCGTCCTCAACTTCGGCAAATCGGAAAACGGGTGGCTGCTCATCCCCATCGGACTCGGTTACGCGGTGATCTACTACTTCCTCTTCTCCATCGTCATCAAGCGCTGGAACCTGCGGACTCCCGGGCGCGAGGATGACGAGGTCACCGTGGAGACCGACGCCGCCAAATAA
- a CDS encoding AAA family ATPase, translating into MLIVLTGIDGSGKSTAAQALVSAVQARGGAALLLNNHAGRRAMSVFSAKLGIRLPARAADAAETIFRVWNVLLNHLRTSRFDGLVVMDRHLYCQLALRAAKGLPRGRLLPWLLAALPAPDAVVHLEVDPRLAHERIKARGSDAESLEDLAAFDDGYRRLPEYPQFVTVDASVPAPELVRRLDALISQLPPRSMEGPLLAPN; encoded by the coding sequence GTGCTCATAGTCCTGACCGGAATCGACGGTTCGGGGAAGTCCACGGCTGCCCAAGCGCTCGTATCAGCAGTCCAGGCCAGGGGCGGGGCTGCCTTGCTGCTGAACAACCACGCGGGCAGGCGCGCCATGTCTGTTTTTTCAGCGAAGCTGGGAATCCGGCTGCCGGCCAGGGCCGCAGACGCTGCGGAGACCATCTTCCGGGTGTGGAATGTGCTGCTGAACCATCTGCGGACCAGCCGCTTCGATGGGCTGGTGGTGATGGACCGGCACCTGTACTGCCAGCTTGCCCTCCGGGCGGCCAAGGGCCTGCCCCGCGGCCGCCTGCTCCCTTGGCTGCTGGCCGCACTGCCGGCGCCTGACGCCGTCGTGCACCTGGAAGTCGACCCCCGGCTCGCCCACGAGCGCATCAAGGCGAGGGGTTCCGATGCGGAATCGCTGGAGGACCTTGCGGCCTTCGACGACGGCTACCGCCGGCTGCCGGAATACCCACAGTTCGTCACCGTGGACGCCTCGGTGCCCGCTCCCGAGCTCGTGCGAAGGCTTGACGCACTGATCTCCCAGCTTCCCCCGCGGAGCATGGAAGGCCCCCTTCTGGCACCCAACTAA
- a CDS encoding threonine/serine dehydratase gives MLTRADVEQAARRTAGLTRFTPVLEGDPENFPGPVWFKCEFMQHTGTFKARGALNRVLAAKERGELKAGVGIVVASGGNAGLANAYAAAQLGVPATVFIPAAAPALKVQKLKAIGATVVQGGAEYAEAYQAAVKHARETGAIYCHAYDQPEIVAGAGVVGLELLDQTGGVDTVLVAVGGGGLMAGVAAAVEGRAKVVAVEPDTAPTLNAALAAGVPVDVPVSGIAADSLGARRIGDIGFSVAVRVGVESVLVSDEDIVQARSNLWADYRIVVEHGAAAAYAALTSGAYLPGVGERVGVILCGANTDPATL, from the coding sequence ATGCTTACCCGCGCCGACGTGGAGCAGGCGGCCCGAAGGACCGCGGGGCTCACCCGCTTTACGCCCGTCCTGGAAGGTGACCCGGAGAATTTTCCCGGCCCAGTCTGGTTCAAGTGCGAGTTCATGCAGCACACCGGCACGTTCAAGGCCCGCGGTGCACTCAACAGGGTGCTCGCCGCAAAGGAGCGCGGCGAGCTGAAGGCCGGCGTCGGCATTGTCGTGGCCTCGGGCGGCAACGCGGGCCTGGCCAACGCTTATGCCGCCGCGCAGCTGGGCGTGCCCGCCACGGTGTTCATCCCTGCCGCCGCTCCCGCGCTGAAAGTCCAGAAGCTGAAGGCCATTGGAGCCACAGTGGTGCAGGGCGGCGCCGAGTACGCGGAGGCCTATCAAGCGGCCGTCAAGCACGCCCGGGAAACCGGTGCCATCTATTGCCACGCCTACGACCAGCCGGAAATTGTGGCTGGCGCAGGAGTGGTGGGCCTTGAGCTGCTGGACCAGACAGGCGGGGTGGACACTGTCCTGGTGGCCGTTGGCGGTGGCGGTTTGATGGCCGGCGTTGCCGCAGCCGTGGAGGGCCGGGCAAAAGTCGTGGCCGTTGAGCCGGACACCGCACCAACCCTGAACGCGGCCCTGGCTGCGGGCGTGCCGGTTGATGTGCCGGTGTCCGGAATCGCGGCCGATTCCCTCGGTGCCCGCCGCATCGGCGATATCGGCTTCTCCGTGGCGGTCCGCGTCGGCGTCGAAAGCGTCCTGGTGTCCGACGAGGACATCGTCCAGGCGCGCTCGAACCTTTGGGCGGACTACCGGATCGTGGTGGAACACGGGGCCGCCGCAGCCTACGCCGCCCTGACCTCCGGTGCCTATCTACCGGGAGTTGGCGAGCGCGTGGGCGTCATCCTCTGTGGAGCGAACACAGACCCGGCCACCCTCTAA
- a CDS encoding Rieske (2Fe-2S) protein: MKPLPALELVARLEDAEWLDPVAKKVRKVVKRTIRPKWARDVLHGVPIGHPVHPLAVQVPLGAWISAAVLDAFPGNDRAATVLVGVGAASAVPSAVAGFMDWSQLHNQQQRVGLVHASANITAVSLYAASLVARAQGRQGAGKVLAYLGLGVVSFGGFLGGHLTYRQAAGVNHSEEIPHRFPSGWQSLAPLAELPEGKLHKIVVSEIPLLVYREAEDIRVLSDVCSHLSGPLHEGKLKGGKLQESASADGGSRGGDPCVVCPWHGSTFSLRTGEVQAGPATAKQPHFETRVSDGMVEVCLPGAE; the protein is encoded by the coding sequence ATGAAACCGCTGCCTGCACTGGAACTTGTTGCCCGCCTCGAAGATGCCGAATGGCTGGACCCCGTGGCCAAGAAGGTCCGGAAAGTGGTGAAGCGCACCATCCGTCCCAAGTGGGCACGCGATGTCCTGCACGGCGTCCCGATTGGACACCCGGTCCACCCGCTGGCGGTGCAAGTGCCGCTGGGCGCCTGGATCTCCGCCGCCGTCCTGGACGCGTTCCCGGGCAACGACCGGGCCGCCACTGTGCTCGTCGGCGTGGGTGCCGCTTCTGCCGTGCCGTCCGCAGTGGCCGGTTTCATGGACTGGTCGCAGTTGCACAACCAACAGCAGCGGGTGGGCCTGGTCCACGCCTCAGCCAACATCACGGCCGTCAGCCTCTACGCGGCATCGCTGGTGGCGCGTGCGCAGGGGCGCCAGGGGGCAGGCAAGGTTCTCGCCTACCTGGGCCTGGGGGTGGTGAGCTTCGGCGGCTTCCTGGGCGGCCACCTCACCTATCGCCAGGCCGCCGGCGTGAACCACAGCGAGGAAATTCCGCATCGCTTCCCCAGCGGATGGCAATCACTTGCACCGCTGGCAGAACTGCCCGAAGGAAAACTCCACAAGATCGTGGTGAGCGAAATCCCGTTGCTTGTGTACCGGGAGGCGGAGGACATCCGCGTGCTGTCCGACGTCTGCAGCCACCTCTCCGGCCCTTTGCACGAGGGCAAACTCAAGGGCGGCAAGCTTCAGGAAAGTGCTTCCGCTGACGGCGGTTCCCGCGGCGGCGACCCCTGCGTCGTCTGCCCTTGGCACGGCAGCACCTTCTCGCTCCGGACGGGGGAAGTGCAGGCTGGCCCCGCAACTGCGAAACAGCCACATTTCGAGACGCGCGTCAGCGACGGCATGGTGGAGGTTTGCCTGCCCGGGGCTGAGTAG
- a CDS encoding three-helix bundle dimerization domain-containing protein, which yields MTKEPEARALMAIIDRLAARFPQEQRSVIEDVVAEEHALLDDGPIRDYIPVLVERAAKLRLAHSQPDRLGQVAPAGGTIGV from the coding sequence ATGACCAAAGAACCCGAGGCTCGGGCCCTCATGGCAATCATCGACCGCCTGGCAGCGCGTTTTCCCCAGGAACAACGTTCCGTCATTGAGGACGTGGTGGCGGAGGAGCACGCGCTGCTCGACGACGGTCCCATCCGGGACTACATACCGGTGCTTGTGGAGCGGGCGGCCAAGCTGCGGCTCGCCCATTCGCAGCCTGACAGGTTGGGGCAGGTTGCCCCTGCCGGCGGGACCATCGGGGTTTAG
- a CDS encoding GntR family transcriptional regulator, whose product MPKHEQLRLIILKLAKEELEPGARLPSERTLMDSYGVSRITVRAAIGRLVNEGHLVRVPAKGTFVADSPVQSTLHLASFTQEMEAMGHTPSTVVLVAEAAAAPDDTAEALNLSPGAEAIHLKRLRLADGRPVSVDDAWYNPEHAPGLLEIDLTGSVYKALAAQFGHQIDRARQSVRSEGAPADVGALLGTGTGAPVLAFDRVSYSGPLAIEHSRSWYRSDRYSLTMEVRLQDSPCPRFSPAKTGRPQPSRHRLP is encoded by the coding sequence GTGCCCAAGCATGAGCAGTTACGCCTCATAATCCTGAAGCTCGCCAAGGAGGAGCTGGAACCGGGCGCCCGGCTCCCCAGCGAGCGGACGCTGATGGATTCCTACGGGGTCAGCCGCATCACGGTGCGGGCGGCGATTGGCCGGCTGGTCAACGAAGGACACCTGGTCCGGGTTCCCGCAAAGGGCACTTTCGTGGCCGATTCGCCCGTGCAGTCCACCCTCCACCTGGCCTCGTTCACGCAGGAGATGGAGGCCATGGGCCACACCCCCAGCACGGTGGTCCTGGTGGCCGAGGCCGCCGCGGCACCGGACGATACAGCCGAGGCGCTGAACCTCTCCCCGGGGGCCGAGGCCATCCACCTCAAGCGGCTCCGCCTGGCGGACGGGAGGCCGGTCAGCGTCGATGACGCCTGGTACAACCCGGAGCATGCCCCCGGACTGCTGGAGATCGACCTGACGGGCTCGGTGTACAAGGCCCTGGCCGCCCAGTTCGGCCACCAGATTGACCGGGCACGGCAAAGCGTCCGGTCCGAGGGCGCCCCCGCTGACGTAGGGGCGCTCCTCGGAACCGGAACGGGCGCGCCGGTGCTGGCCTTCGACAGGGTGTCCTATTCAGGACCGCTGGCCATCGAGCACTCGCGCTCCTGGTACCGCTCGGACCGCTACTCGCTCACCATGGAAGTCCGGCTGCAGGACTCACCCTGCCCACGTTTTAGTCCAGCGAAAACAGGCCGGCCCCAGCCTTCACGGCACCGGTTGCCATGA
- a CDS encoding HNH endonuclease signature motif containing protein: MEKNPAVAEAEAEVDASVAALAAVLAGGGTAGSCAAGGGSDDPVQRVADGALEVLAGVARSEAKLAALKAQAVEVFAAATQALNGPARSPQEATAQDRCLVAEVGCALVIGDRAAGALLAESHALATSRPRTLAALQAGTISWAHARTMVDQTLGLDPAAAAALEDHFLDPDAADRTTGATIGEMPAYRFRAKARTWRERHHPESLEVRHAKGAADRRVEYWKDTDGMAWIAACLPADKASAIWNRLTALARGMEGPGEERTLSQRRADTYTQSLLTSGTPTGSAGSGYGSGYGPDYGSGAGARGTGAEAHPGQGDSIRAQVLVTVPVFSLMGLTDEPAMLDGYGPIPPSMARDLVANGAGSFHRVLIDPRDGAPLEIGRTSYRVTKAMRNWLRLRDGKCPFPGCSNHSLDNEADHILAWHHGGTTGISNLGQPCPKHHKLRHTSGWKPTSASKNEPPGWTSPTGHHYKSEHQDWEPPHWPGRVLSAELKVPGDFTETRPAGDVPFLEPPPEEPVGDNLLDLDDIPAYDPLWEDFYAEGTVFAQDRVREWEPALT; encoded by the coding sequence ATGGAAAAGAATCCGGCGGTGGCGGAGGCGGAGGCGGAGGTTGACGCTTCTGTGGCTGCTCTTGCCGCGGTGCTCGCTGGCGGCGGTACTGCTGGTTCCTGTGCTGCCGGCGGAGGCTCTGATGATCCCGTGCAGCGGGTTGCTGATGGGGCTTTGGAAGTTTTGGCTGGGGTGGCCCGGTCGGAGGCCAAGCTCGCGGCGTTGAAGGCGCAGGCGGTGGAGGTGTTCGCCGCGGCCACGCAGGCCCTGAACGGTCCGGCACGTTCACCCCAGGAGGCAACGGCGCAGGACCGTTGCCTGGTGGCCGAGGTGGGGTGTGCGCTGGTCATCGGTGACCGTGCCGCCGGTGCGCTGCTGGCCGAGTCCCATGCCCTGGCCACGTCCCGGCCCCGGACCCTTGCCGCTTTGCAGGCCGGGACCATTTCGTGGGCGCATGCCCGGACCATGGTGGACCAGACCCTCGGCCTTGACCCGGCCGCGGCGGCGGCCCTGGAGGACCATTTCCTGGACCCCGACGCCGCAGACCGGACCACGGGTGCGACCATCGGGGAAATGCCGGCGTACCGGTTCAGGGCCAAGGCCAGGACCTGGCGGGAACGCCACCACCCCGAATCGCTCGAGGTCCGCCACGCCAAGGGTGCAGCGGACCGGCGGGTCGAGTACTGGAAGGACACTGACGGGATGGCTTGGATCGCCGCGTGCCTGCCTGCGGACAAGGCATCGGCCATCTGGAACCGGCTCACCGCCCTCGCCCGGGGAATGGAAGGGCCCGGGGAGGAACGTACGCTGTCCCAACGCCGGGCAGACACCTATACCCAAAGCCTCCTCACCAGCGGTACCCCCACCGGTTCCGCAGGCTCCGGCTATGGCTCCGGCTATGGCCCTGACTATGGTTCTGGAGCCGGGGCCCGGGGAACAGGTGCTGAAGCCCATCCCGGGCAGGGAGATTCGATCCGGGCGCAGGTCCTGGTCACCGTGCCGGTGTTCTCGCTGATGGGACTGACCGATGAGCCCGCCATGCTGGACGGGTACGGTCCGATCCCGCCGTCGATGGCCCGCGACCTGGTCGCAAACGGTGCCGGTTCCTTCCACCGGGTCCTCATTGATCCTCGTGATGGGGCGCCGCTGGAGATCGGCCGGACCAGCTACCGCGTCACCAAGGCCATGCGGAACTGGCTCCGGCTGCGGGACGGCAAATGCCCCTTCCCCGGCTGCAGCAACCACTCCCTGGACAACGAAGCAGACCATATTCTCGCCTGGCACCATGGCGGTACCACCGGCATCTCCAACCTGGGACAACCCTGCCCGAAACACCACAAACTCCGGCACACCAGCGGCTGGAAACCCACCTCCGCCAGCAAAAACGAACCACCCGGCTGGACCTCACCGACCGGGCACCATTACAAGAGCGAACACCAGGACTGGGAACCACCCCACTGGCCCGGACGTGTCCTGTCCGCAGAGCTCAAGGTGCCCGGCGACTTCACCGAAACCCGGCCCGCTGGAGACGTCCCATTCCTGGAACCTCCACCAGAGGAACCTGTGGGCGACAACCTCCTGGACCTCGACGACATACCCGCCTACGACCCCTTATGGGAGGACTTCTACGCTGAAGGGACCGTTTTCGCTCAGGACAGGGTAAGGGAATGGGAACCGGCACTGACCTAG
- a CDS encoding putative quinol monooxygenase: protein MTFANVGTLETRPGQRDAVVSILSRHMDGLKEAGCLLYEVGVNDADPDTVFVCELWESPEAHRASLELDSVQAAIAEAMPLLSGEMGGHQFTVLGSPLR from the coding sequence ATGACGTTTGCGAATGTGGGAACTCTTGAAACCAGGCCCGGCCAGCGTGACGCCGTTGTTTCCATTCTGTCCCGGCACATGGACGGACTGAAGGAAGCCGGCTGCCTGCTGTACGAGGTGGGTGTTAATGACGCCGACCCGGACACTGTCTTCGTATGCGAACTCTGGGAATCGCCGGAAGCGCACCGGGCTTCGCTAGAGCTGGACAGCGTCCAGGCGGCCATCGCCGAGGCCATGCCCCTGCTCTCGGGCGAAATGGGCGGGCACCAGTTCACCGTGTTGGGGTCCCCGCTCCGCTAG
- a CDS encoding N-acetylglucosamine-6-phosphate deacetylase: protein MSTGLILRGRIVTGSMDVPDGVVAVDGGVITYAGPASGFSVADSDGAESAGHDVPGRILLPGLVDLHCHGALGSDFSEGSVNGARSAARYLHSRGTTTLLASLVTGSPEHLVRNLGVLRGLTNDGLIAGSHLEGPFLASAQCGAHDPGLLREPDAGLIAALLAAAGPSLASMTLAAELPGAAALVDVLTTRGIIPSLGHTAADHGTAASFLEQAAAGLAGPGNSTGRVRPTVTHLFNAMPSLHHRSPGPVAASISAAHAGDAVVELIADGVHLAPETVRMVFELVGAGNIALVTDSMAATGLQDGQYRLGTLAVTVDQGVARVDKTGAIAGGTATLLDVVRSTVAAGVTLQDAVQAATAVPASVLGLSPQVGDLRAGMRADIVVVDLDLHLAGVLRQGDWVTPLG, encoded by the coding sequence ATGAGTACCGGGCTGATTCTTCGTGGCCGCATCGTCACTGGAAGTATGGACGTCCCCGACGGCGTCGTGGCCGTCGACGGCGGCGTCATCACCTACGCGGGCCCGGCGTCGGGATTTTCCGTGGCGGACTCAGACGGGGCTGAAAGTGCCGGGCACGACGTTCCCGGACGCATACTGTTGCCCGGACTGGTGGACCTGCATTGCCATGGGGCACTGGGCTCGGATTTCTCCGAGGGATCCGTCAACGGTGCCCGGTCAGCGGCACGGTATCTGCACAGCCGCGGAACCACCACGCTGTTGGCCAGCCTTGTCACGGGATCGCCGGAGCACCTGGTCCGGAACCTCGGAGTCCTGCGGGGACTGACCAATGACGGGCTGATCGCTGGTTCCCATCTTGAGGGTCCGTTCCTCGCTTCCGCACAGTGCGGCGCGCACGACCCCGGGCTCCTGCGCGAACCCGATGCCGGACTTATTGCCGCCCTGCTGGCGGCCGCCGGGCCCTCGCTGGCTTCCATGACCCTGGCGGCCGAGCTTCCTGGGGCTGCGGCCCTGGTGGACGTGCTCACTACGAGGGGGATCATTCCATCCCTGGGCCACACTGCGGCGGACCACGGCACCGCGGCTTCCTTCCTGGAACAGGCGGCCGCAGGGCTTGCCGGGCCAGGGAATTCCACCGGCCGGGTCCGCCCCACTGTCACACACCTCTTCAATGCGATGCCCAGCCTGCACCACCGCTCCCCCGGCCCCGTAGCGGCCAGTATCAGCGCGGCCCATGCCGGCGACGCCGTGGTGGAGCTGATTGCCGACGGCGTCCACCTGGCTCCGGAAACGGTCAGGATGGTCTTCGAACTGGTGGGGGCGGGCAACATCGCGCTTGTTACGGATTCGATGGCGGCAACGGGCCTGCAGGATGGCCAGTACCGGCTGGGAACCCTGGCCGTCACGGTTGACCAGGGCGTGGCCAGGGTGGACAAGACAGGGGCAATCGCCGGCGGAACCGCTACCTTGCTGGACGTGGTGCGGTCCACGGTGGCAGCCGGTGTCACCCTGCAGGATGCGGTCCAGGCGGCGACGGCCGTACCTGCCTCCGTGCTGGGGCTGTCGCCGCAGGTGGGTGACCTCCGTGCCGGCATGCGGGCGGACATCGTGGTTGTTGACCTGGACCTGCATCTTGCGGGAGTCCTGCGCCAGGGAGACTGGGTCACACCGCTGGGGTAG
- a CDS encoding copper homeostasis protein CutC, with protein MAGTLSTGQGAPVAAVSRPQLELAVENADGVRLAAAVGAARVELCAALAQTEGITPSLGMTEQACRVGLPVHVLVRPRPGHFTCSNDELGVIERDVAVSLAAGAAGVVVGVLAADGGPDVPALRRIVAAARRSNPSAEITFHRAFDAALAAGTDPAGALGRLQQAGVDRVLTSGGSPDCAAGLSMLGRLVELGRTHAPSVQIMAGGGVTLDLVPSLLGSGVQAVHTSARPRLTGHSGMDRADAADPDLAARLAAALTAGGLES; from the coding sequence GTGGCAGGGACTTTGAGCACGGGCCAGGGCGCGCCGGTCGCTGCTGTCAGCCGGCCCCAGCTGGAACTTGCCGTGGAGAATGCCGACGGCGTGCGGCTGGCTGCCGCCGTCGGCGCCGCCCGCGTTGAGCTCTGCGCCGCCCTCGCCCAGACCGAAGGCATCACGCCCAGCCTCGGCATGACGGAACAAGCCTGCCGTGTTGGACTCCCCGTCCACGTCCTGGTGCGGCCTCGGCCGGGACACTTCACCTGCTCGAATGATGAACTCGGCGTCATTGAGCGCGACGTGGCGGTCTCCCTTGCTGCCGGCGCCGCGGGCGTGGTGGTGGGGGTGCTCGCGGCCGATGGAGGGCCGGACGTTCCCGCCCTCCGCCGGATCGTTGCAGCGGCACGCCGGTCCAATCCGTCGGCGGAAATCACGTTCCACCGGGCATTCGATGCTGCCCTCGCGGCCGGCACCGACCCTGCCGGTGCGCTTGGCCGGCTCCAGCAGGCAGGCGTGGACCGCGTCCTGACCAGCGGCGGCAGCCCCGACTGCGCTGCCGGCCTCAGCATGCTGGGTCGTCTGGTTGAGCTGGGACGCACGCACGCGCCGTCGGTCCAGATCATGGCCGGGGGCGGTGTGACGCTTGACCTGGTACCGTCGCTGCTCGGCAGCGGCGTCCAGGCCGTGCATACCTCCGCCAGGCCCCGCCTGACCGGCCATTCCGGTATGGACAGGGCAGATGCTGCGGATCCTGACCTGGCGGCCAGGCTGGCGGCAGCACTGACGGCGGGAGGCTTGGAATCATGA
- the nagB gene encoding glucosamine-6-phosphate deaminase, with product MEIIILPTPADVARTAADAIEEQVRRGPCVLGLATGSTPLGTYQELIGRHRTGGLSFAQAQAFLLDEYVGLPGAHPQSYHSVIRDEFTASVDFAADGVLGLDGMAEDPQAEVEQYEARIAAAGGVDIQILGIGTDGHVGFNEPMSSLGSRTRIKTLTRQTRQDNARFFDSADDVPDHVLTQGLGTIREARHLLLLAMGEAKAEAIAAAVEGPVAAICPASALQLHPHVSVLVDEAAASRLAHRDYYTDTFGRKPAWQGL from the coding sequence ATGGAAATCATCATCCTTCCCACCCCTGCCGACGTAGCCCGCACGGCTGCAGACGCCATTGAGGAGCAGGTCCGCCGGGGCCCGTGCGTCCTGGGACTGGCCACCGGGTCTACCCCCTTGGGCACCTACCAGGAGCTCATTGGACGGCACCGGACCGGCGGCCTGAGCTTCGCCCAGGCCCAGGCGTTCCTCCTCGACGAGTATGTGGGCCTGCCCGGCGCGCACCCGCAGTCCTACCATTCGGTGATCCGGGACGAGTTCACGGCCAGCGTGGATTTTGCGGCGGATGGGGTACTTGGCCTGGACGGCATGGCGGAGGATCCCCAGGCCGAGGTGGAGCAGTACGAGGCGCGGATTGCCGCCGCTGGAGGCGTGGATATCCAGATCCTGGGCATCGGCACGGACGGGCATGTGGGCTTCAACGAACCCATGTCCTCGCTGGGATCCCGCACCCGGATCAAGACGCTCACCCGCCAGACGCGGCAGGACAACGCCCGATTCTTCGACTCCGCGGACGATGTCCCGGACCATGTCCTGACCCAGGGACTGGGCACCATCCGCGAGGCCCGGCACCTGCTGCTGCTCGCCATGGGGGAGGCGAAGGCGGAAGCCATTGCGGCCGCCGTCGAAGGTCCTGTCGCTGCCATCTGCCCGGCATCCGCGCTCCAACTGCACCCGCACGTCTCGGTCCTGGTGGACGAGGCGGCCGCCTCACGGCTGGCGCACCGGGACTACTACACGGACACGTTCGGGCGGAAGCCGGCGTGGCAGGGACTTTGA